The Loxodonta africana isolate mLoxAfr1 chromosome 6, mLoxAfr1.hap2, whole genome shotgun sequence genomic interval CCCCAGTCATTTTCCATTCACCACAGCTTTCTGTACTCCATTCTCTTCCGTACATGTTGAGCCAAGTATTCTTTTGTATTGAATTGAAAATTACTGTTAATCTTCAGAACCTTGGCTAGAGGCCTGGTTGCCTCATTTATTGCAAATGCTCACTTTTTCCTTTAGCAGCCTACTTAGTTTCATCAACTGGTTTCTTCCCTGAAATACCTACCTTTTTttataattcatatttcttaTATTTCATCATTGTACAAAAGTTATAATTTTCTTTAGAAGTTAAACAAATATAACCATTTGGCTCATAAGTAATTACCCTGTTTCTAACATCTTCTACAACATTACTGGCTAGCATAAAAATGTTAGGTCTCTTGCCTCCATCTCCTCATTAATTCTTCAAAAGCCGCTTATATTTTTATGTGAATATCTGAGTTTTATATAATACTGCCGAGGATATAGCTGGCATCTAGAAAAATATTACTAGGCTTTGTATAAATCACCTAGAGAGAGAATTCCATCTTTAGCTATGATAGACTAATTGGAACCGGACTTCTCCTCCCAACAGAAAAACCTACAAAACTGGGCATAGTATGTGAAAGACCTCTTTGCAAATATTAAACAAAAGGTAGATCAGAATTGTGATTTCTAAGAGAATGGACACATGAGGTGAGCTCTCCAGTTGACCCAGCTTTCTGCAGGGAGGCAGTTCTGGACCACAGTGAATGGAAGGGAACCCAAGTACACCATGATAGGCTCACCAATTGGAGGAAACAGAGATTGGAGATTAGGGAGGCTGAGGTGACTGGGGTTTGTGGGACAGTGTACAGGAGAGGATGGACTTATGCAGAGAAAAATCTCAGAAATCTGCATGGGGGTCCCTTTGAGTTTATCACTAAATAAGAAAATTATTCATACATTGGGTGAGGTTGCATAACTTTGGGAAAATAAATATCAGGAATTTGTGAGCTGAACAATTCCCAGAGCTCCTACATGACTGAACTATATCTGAGTTTCAGTACTAGGACCACATTAACCCTGAAAGCAAAAAATATTCTAGACTTCCCCTAAACaaacttaaaaacaaattttatatactgcattttatttacacaatggaatattattcagccataaagataaatgaagttcTGAAATATGCTATAGCAAGGATGAACTACAGACACAAAAGATCAAATATTACAATATGCCTCTTATATGAGGTGTCTAGAATAGGTAAGCTCATTGAGACAGAAAGTAGGATAGAGGTTACTAGGGGCTGGGGAAAGTGGGGATtgggaatttattttttaataatacaaTAAAATTCAACTTCCAAAAGGATGATATTTAAAAAATCCATAATCTTTTTCCCCTTTCTCCTCAAAACACTAAATATTCAAAGCAGCAGCATAACTAGGAGAATAAGTACTTGACTAAAATAGACACAAATGACAGAGGTAATGGCATTAGCAGAAAAGGACTTTAAAATATCTACTGTGCATGTGCTTAAGGATTTAAAGGAAAACATGACCATAATAAGGAAAGAAGTGGAAGCTATCGAAGAGAACCAAGTGAGACTTCTAGACCTGAGAAATACAAGATCTAAAATAAAATACTCCCAGATGGAATTAATAGCAGATTAGACATGGTTAGTGATAATAAAGACAAAGGAATAGACACTGTCTAACATGAAACACggtattaaaagaaaaactaagCAAACCAAAAATAACATAACCCCAGTAACTCATCATACAATATCAGAAGGTTGATCGAAATGTGTAATTAGAGCTCTAGAAGTGAAGGGAGAAGCAAtatatgaagaaataatgaccaaAAATTACCCACACTGGATGAAGACTATGACTTGTAGATTCGAGAACTTTGACAAACACCAAGAagaataaacacaaagaaaatgaagaagaacTGCACAAAGGGATATCATAAGTTGTTGAAACAAGCGATAAAAAGTCAATCGTAATGGTGATGCTAGAGAAAAGATACATTAGATATAAGGGGGCAAAGAAACAGCATCAGACAAAGTCCATTCAAGAAAAGTGCAGGCCTAATTTTCTTCATGactatgtagtaaaaaaaaaaatttaaacaatagCGAATCAAATTCAGGATAATATCAACAGATAATACATTATGGCCAATAGTGGTTTATCCAAGGAATGCAAGATTAGTTAAATACTTGAAGTTGAATCTCTATATTAATTAAATGTGAAAAAACATCAAaagacgcaaaaaaaaaaaaaaatgaagttaaacAACCATTCACAATAAAATATACTCTTGTATTAAAAATTGTCAGTCATACATAATAGTATTCTAAAATCTATTATTTCCACCAATTTGTGTTTATACCAGTGGAATTAATTCAACTTGGACTAAAACGGTAAACAAACATTGTAGACATATTCTTTAATATTGTACAGATACCAAAATCAAGCATTTTTCTGTTCCTATTATCAcctggctggaaaccctggtggtgtagtggttaagtgctacagctgctaaccaaagggttagcagttcaaatccaccaggcgctcctttgaaactctatggggcagttctaccccggcctaaagggtcactatgagtcggattcgactccacggcactggctttggttttggttttttggatcacGTGGCTGCCGTCAGTAGACAAATCAGAGTGAGGATGACTGTTTTGTGCTGTAGTCTCATGTGACATTTGTATGCATATATTCCTTCCTTGCTCTtagaaattaaaaccataatagTTGTGCATAAAAATGTGTCAGTGCAGAATTATTATGACAAGACATTATCCAATTAAAAAAGCAGTTAAGGGTTGGTTTGTCACAATGCAAGAATAAAAAACCAGGTTTCTCAAACATTTAAAATACAGTTAGAATAATCAacaataaatttttaatatatcATATTCTTTGGAAAAATTATTGCATAAAACATTGTAAATTCAAAGGGGCAATTGCCCATTGCATTTTCCTTTATAGAAGTTTTACACTCCAAGGGATAATCAGATCGCTTTAAGAAGAAAGGATGATTCATTGGCTAAAAGGTCCAGAAGTCAAATAATattgtgctctctctctctgtctcatcaTACAATAAATTAAAAGCTGACTTAACCAAAGTTTTCTTGGTAAAACAAATGATTATACACAAAAACAAGCATCACTTCAACCTTCCTAACGTTCACGTGAACAAATTAAAAACCTCACGTATTTATTATATCAATTTGATTGCTACTATCTATCATTCAACGTAGAACATAGAATTCATACTTTAAATGTTGTAGGACAAAGAGAAGTAGCATTCTAGTTCTTGAGAGTGTAATTTCATTAATTCTATGAGGCTAACCCAAATACCATTTCCCAGATGTCTTTTGCTTCATTTctcttctgcatctggtaatAATAAAACTCGTATTTGGGTTGAGACAATGAGGCAGGGAAAGGAATTGGGAAAAAGGGTAATTCTGGGTTCTTCCACCCCTGTTCCTGACTTCTATACAAATGACGTGGTTTTATATGCAAAGTAGTTTGTTTGAATTACTTTCATATTTCACTTCATTCTAATCAACAACCATTTAAATTGCAGATATTGTGAAgagcaaatttattaaaaaaaatttttttttttacttaccaaTAGTTCTTATATTGTAAAATGTGTTAGAAATGTTTTAACATAGTTTTTGAGACATAATATATTAAAATGTAGATGGTTTCAAAGTAACGAAAACTAGGGTAATTTAATCtctggagaaaaggaaaagaaatctaaTTTTACTTAAGGCGTTTTGCATGAGAATAATTTTAATGGCAATGAATAAATCCTCCTAATTTATTTGTATCTTCAGTTGAAACATATTATTTTATCAGTTCTGGTAATtgatatacatatattgttttcctTGCAGATTATCGAAAGATTACACAGACAGTTTTGCAAAAAGGTAAACACTCACTTGTGCATTAATTAGTAACATTTATGTAAAAAACATTTACGTAAGGCATATAGAAATTCAATTCTTAGGCTTCTGCAATACAGCGTTGCTCATAAAGCCATGTGATCTTTGATTAAGTTACAAAGCAATATAATAaatcaaatgaattttttttccctccctagtGGATATAAtggaaaattagaaacaaaataatGATATGAGGTGGTGGAGGGAAGGCCCCAAATACCATTTTAACTCTCATTCTGATGTAGCATGATGTTTAGTATCAGATCATTCACAATGCAGAGCCACACGCACAGTAATAACTCAGAGGTAATGATTTAGATGTTTCTAGTCTtggtttggaaatcctggtgtgtagtggttaagtggtaaggctgctatccaaaacgtcggcagttggaatccaccaggaactccttggaaactctatggggcagttctactctgtcctatagggtcactatgagttggaattgactcaacagcaaccggtttgttttttttttagtcttgttttagttttcaaatCTTTAATACCTTGATAATCTCAGCGATTGGTGGCTTTAGAAAGGTTGACCTAATTTTTCCCTGAATGGATGTCTTTTGAGTTGTCAACAGTTATGTAAGCAAAGATAACTGGGGGAatttaacaaaaaataatctCTTCAGTGAAAATTATTTAgtgagtgtatgtgtgcatttttattttgtgatttaaATTGTTTTACTAGGTTtagaaataagaataataatttttggtaaatatatTGTATCAGCGCAAGAAAAACATTGACAACAGATTAAGAAAGTGATGTTCCTTTTAATAAAGGTTTAGAAACTGATTTGGTCCGATTACCACTTACAACATCTATGTTTGAATGCGAAAGTCTTGAACAAAGTGGTCAAATTATTATTCAGGACATCAAAGGGCTAGCCAATTCAAagtgcatttttatttttctgactttGATTTAATTATGTGGGAAAGAGTTGAAAACATATGTGACTCACTGATAAGCTAACTTATTTCACTAACCAGAAATTGaaacaaatttataaaataaattcaacCGCAATGTTTGTACAATCAATGTAAGtgaatgtatatatttatttgcaGTCTTTTTAAATAGCATCCTATAAAtgtttcttgcaaaagtgttCTATACTTTAATTAAATGGAATCATCATAAtctgtaatataaaaaaaaatggcatatttATGAATAGGGATTTTTTTTGTCCACCAAGTAAAAGATGATGTTTCATGAAAAGACATACCAACATTTAACAATTATGGTCTTTTTTCAAAAACACAGAACTAGAATACATAtatacaggtaaaattttgctataGAATGTaaatttaccatatttttactcaaataatgcatgccttctatgtttgtttgccaaccgtgccctcctccctcgaggtattttcataagcaccactatgccaattttttttttaacagcaaattATTTTAtacgttgctgtaaaaaaaaaaattggcatagtgatgcttatgaaaataccttgagggGAAAGAACACCAttggcaaacatagaaggcatgctttatttgcgtaaaaatatggtaatgatTTGGAATCAAATTATTCTGAATTCGTATTATACATGCAAGTTAGAGAATAAGCTATCAATACCATTCACATGAGTAATAGGAAATGTTTAAATGCTAGAACTAATTCCTAAGCTGAAGTTGATTTTTTTATGTGCTCCCTAGCACTGGAATAGTTTTAGACAGTGGAGATTCACTGTAATCCTTTTGGAACAAAATTTGGTCTAAGACAATTCCTAAGCATGCAGCCCCAAACTAGATATAATAGTGAAAATCCTGGGATGTATGTAAATTGGTATATAGCTTAGTCTCCATTCTATGTTATTCAATTTTAACTAAGCCTCAATTTAGAGCAATAATTTGGTATGCAGATTAAATAAGAATGTTATTTATCTGAGAAATATGGGAAATTAATTTCTTGATTTATAACCCTGTAAGTATTTTAAATGATTGGCTTAAGCACAATTATTTTACAGGTGTGCATTTCTAACtttgttttgaaataaatttATGTCCTAGGATGgaaatatacatatacacttctcaccctctctccctcttcctatCCCTCTCCCAAGCATATTCTAgttgtacattttttaaattaccttatcAGCATAATTTATATTACAGTTTATTACTTATACTTAATATTTTTTGCTGAACCCCTTTTGTTAAACAAAATTCTCTTATCTTCCAGTAACACACTTCAAAATTTCATAAGtacacatgaataaaacaaatcaaaatgacagtaattgaataaacattttctttttcttaaaaaagtcATTATAAAAACTTAAatgaattgttttgtttttgttttccacatCTATTAACACTTAATTACAAATTGTTCCTATGGGAGTGATAGGAACACTCACTTTGAAAAAACAAGCAGcaataaacaataaacaaaatactTTTACATTGGTACTTTGAGAatagaaaatagatttttttaaaccatattCAAACAGGAAGAGTTATTTAATGAAATAGCCTTTTTATACTAAGATGTTTGTCCTTCTACAGATCTGCAGCTACTGTAGAAATCGTTAACATTATTAAATATCTACTCTTTTTATTGTAAAAACACTCATGAATATTGCTTCCCTGAGATAAAAGAGCAAATCAGTGAGATGTAAAAGAATACCACAATTCACTTTTGACCCTATGGTAGTACAGTTGCAGGAAAAAAAGGGAGGTAAGATTAGACCTAATATGCCTTGTGATGATAACAATTTTGAAAATTAGCTCAATTCTCTTCTTCACAGAGTGTGCATGTAGATAGAACTTGTAGGCCACAGTGCCACACCTTTTGTGACAGCTGTGTTTAGCCTAGTTTGGAGCACTATCAAAGAAAGGGTATTAGACCTTTTCAAAAGTCTCTCCAATCTCTGAACATGTATTTCCTTTCTGCCTCTGCATTTTTGGAGTCATTCCAGTgtctggaaaagagagagagagtagaagAGAGAGCAAGCAATGCGGGGATGTCATACCTAACACAAATACCAATTCCGGTATAAGAATTCCGGAACTTCTAAAAATAGCCACAGAAGCTTCCATCCTCATGAAAGCTTATtctccaatttttatttttatttaaaccatcctttttttttttagggaagcaATAGACTGCACTGCTTTCCCTAATAAGACCCCGCAActcaaaaaacaggaaatattgATAGATCTTACCTAAATGTGGATACACATAAGCTTAATAAATCTGGAATAAAATAATTTAACCAAAATTTTGCCATGATCATTTGTACTTCCAAACCAAGATTGGCACATGGTAAAATAAagcaatttcttttgttttctggatTCATGAAAAAAAACTGATAGTTAATGGTAGTATTAATATATCATGAGAAATTGAAATTTCACTCAAGAAAATAGGTGTAACACTAGTAGTTACCTTCTTTATTCTAAATGCCACAGCAGATGTCATAGATAAGTTCAATATTGTATAGCTCTGGGTACAATTATATTTTTACCTTTTAtctttaattttgcatttttacTCCTTAAATATCTTCAACTAAGCCagttatttataaatttaattaaaataactaccattcaaaaaagaaaatattgttttttgacatttttataatttctagagAAACCAGAATTctgttttttggaagaagatcctGGAATTTGCCGAGGTTATATTACTAGATATTTCTATAACAATCAGTCAAAACAGTGTGAACATTTCAAGTATGGTGGGTGCCTAGGCAATCAAAACAACTTTGAATCACTGGAAGAATGCAAGAACACTTGTGAAGATGTAGGTAAGTTTATTTCTCATCTCACTTTACTTCAGTTTTACACATTCTTTTAGAAATAAGGTATTTTAGAGGCTGGTCAGGTTTACCAAGCTTTTGTTTCAACCATCCAAAGATACATCCGCATTTACTAGGTCTGAAATAAAATTTACCCTTATATTAAAGACCAaggaaacagagagaaaataaagacatttaatTATAGTGGGAATTTTTTCCAatttatgtcatttaattttcCTTTCTAAGAATTATTGCTGTGTAGTTTAGGCATAAGAGTGGGGCCGCTGAAATTCCTTAGACCTATAACAATGTGAAAGTAAGTGTTATTTGGCATCTGCCTCCTAAATTAAAGCGATCAGTTTTATCTGCACATAAAATTTACTAAAGAGGATGGTGTAAATTTTAACTGTTGTGTTTTGACCAAGAACTACAAAGTTACTCACAGAAATATGACCTTCTAAGATTTGAaatgacacatacacacatatacacatatatgtatatatattcactAATCTAACATAGCAGAGAGTATAAATTTAAGATAGCAATGAGTATAAAATTGCTAAGAGTCTACTTTTTTAACACAGCTATTGTACTTTGCTTCATGTATACAGATAAGAGATTGTGACAGTGTTCTCCTATTTTAATTGACTGTACTATTTTTTTCAGTGAATGATTTCCAGTTAGATACTGTGAATAACTCTCCCACTCCCCAGCCTACCAAGATTTCCAGGATTTGGGGTAAGAATCTTACTTTTTATAGCTGCCAATAAAATACTAGCACAGTGCTAATAGATGGAAATCTACAttagaggtatttttttttatttacatttgtGCTGTTATTCAATAATAGGTGTATTAAAATAGACTCAAAGTATTCCAGACATTTGATGCCATAAAAGTCATCATTTTCCTAATCTATTTTAAAGTATGCTTGGAAGGAGCCCTTTGATTATATATCACACGAAACTCCTTCATATGATATTTAATTTTATGCCAATTTATCTTATAAAGTGTTGCTAGGAATTGTCAGCCTGAATGTATGTTGGTAAATCATTACCAAGGCAGCAGTGTGTCAAAGGCAGTCTGTGGTGCTTTTAAACTGAGCATTCATCAGGCAAGGTCTCTGGGCAGATTAGGAATTGGTTGAATAACCATACTCAAAATGTATGTCACTTTTCAAGGAGTTTTCTACTGGAGTTCTGCTGGACTCTTATCTGGGTTCTCTCTcgcgtacgtgtgtgtgtgtgtgtgtgtgtgtgtgtgtgtgtgtgtgtgtaacatcaGAGTTAAACAAACATATAGAAggtatggagccctagtggcacagtggttaagtgtttggctgctaaccaaaaggtcagcaatttgaatccaccagccactccttggaaaaacctgtggggcagttcttctctgccctatagggtcgctatgagtcagaactgacttgacggtagtgggtttggttttggttatgggcAGTATGCTCACGAAAATACAGAGTGAAAATATTGGAAAACATGATTAGAAACCATAAATATCTGGACTGTTAGAAACAATCTAAAAAGTTGAAATTTAACAGGATAAATGTGAGGTCCTACCtggatttaaaaaatgtttgctcATGTACACTTTGGAGATTTCCTTAGAAGCAGTCTGTGAGAAGTGTCAACTGTAAACTTGGCATGAGTTTAAAGAGTGCTGTGGCTATTAAAATGGAAAACTTAGGATAAAAAGGAACACTGTCAGGACCAGGAGCTCTCTACCCTGGCCATGTACCAGAATCAGATGGGATTCAGAATCATAATGACCTCAAGCATCTCTCTTTACCACAAACAAATAGGCAAGCAGCAAGCAACAAAACCTCTGCCTGGATGGACCTGAAGGACTGCACATGTTGACTGTCACCTGTCTAGAATGAGGATGTGAATGTCCAGCTTAGTCCCAACCAATGTGACCATGTCAGTGGCACTTGATTCAGCACAGAGTACCACACCTTAGAAGCCACACACAGAACTGGAAACATGTTTACAGAAGGAAAGTGCAAGAAGACCTAAGATCTAAGAGGGAACATTATATCTGCCCGCAGTATTTGAAACACTATCATGTGAACGGAGGATTAAGTTCTGTAACATGTCTCACCCTTCAGGCCTCCTCCCCACTCCCATTCCAGTCCACACATCCCCAGCCTTCCTAACTCCCCTTAGCCCAGTCTAAGCGTCAGGGTTAATGAGTGAAATCTAAGCATCAGTGTTAATAAGTGAAATCTAAAGTATACATTTCCCTTTGAAAAATGTTTTCTGTTTAATTTGAAATCTTCAGATAACATGGATGTCTCAGGGAGCAGTGAGTTCTCTATACTGCAGGCATTCAAGTGGCGTTCTAAGAGCGCTTGAGATGTCATAAAGGGGATGCAAACTGTCAGTGGGAGTTGGGcaatatggtatattcagaacACCTTCAAGTCCTTGGATCCTATAATGAGCACAGTGAATTCAAAGCCAGATGAATTTGAATCTGATGTTTAAACAATGTCTCATTtgtaataatgataatgataagTATCTTTGTGGTTCTGATTTTTGATCTGTAAAATTAagttcattgcttttttttttttttggtccctccAGCTTTCAATGCTATTTGAAATGCCTTTCAATGACATTGTTTTATCCAGTGATATCTCAAGTTAAAAAGCATTTTGAATCATATTGCTATGAAATACATGAACTTTTTGAAAGATAAACTTATTGAACAGACTTAAAGATACATGTGACACAATAAATCACAAATAAAGAAATACATGGAAATCAAttttcaatatgttgtttggATTATCATTCCCAGCTCAAATGGAAATCTCCAGTCATCTATCAATAAAGGAGTAGAATAGGTTAGGGAAAGGTTTTGCCTTTAAAGTTTTAGGAAATACAAAAATCAAGATTTTTGGCTGGCGTGGTACTGAGTTGGAAAGggagaaatcaagaaaataattaagagaaaatattaataagttttaaatactgtttttgttctttctagatgtttatCTAGATGCACACTGAAAtccataataaataaataaatgattataGAAGTAAATTATTAACTAAGGAAGGAGTAAAAATTGACAAGGTGAATTTAAAAGTCAGAAAACAGTAATAAAAggatttcatttaaaataatagaTATTTAAGGGATAATGCTTTCATAGTAACTGCAGTTAAAATTAGGGCAAATGTCTGTTTATCTAGACAACTATCTTGTTTTTGAGAGTATAATTTGCCTCAAAATCTGCATTACTCTAACCGattttactttttcctcttttcctaGGGACActtttgtttttatcttgttttgtaaCCAGGCTAATTTAAAACATGAAACACTATTATAGGAACTTCTATGAGACATTTGGTACTAAGGATGGCTTTAGCATGCAGagggtggcaattttttttttaaatcatgtatgTATTAGTACATGATATGCCCAAAAAGTAAACATGAACTAGGACTGGCTCAGGCAAATCAGGGTGTATagacagaagagggagggagggaaagagacagagacagaataTCACAGATATACATGCATAGCTGTCtacatgtattttatatatatatttatatatatatataatatctgtaccaaaacctgttgccgtctagtcaattctgagtagaactgccccatggagtttccaaggagcgcctggtggatttgaactgccgaccttttggttaggagccgtagcacttaaccactacacctccagggtttccatattacatctagtatatacatatataaggtTAGATATCAGATATAACTCAAACACACACAGAATCATATATAACATGACTAAATTATGAGCTTTTTGATATCACTATATATCCGTTATGTTCTGATCAGGCAATCTTTAATCACATAGGTTTTCATTTCTCCCCTGAAttatgaaatgttaaaaaaaaaagatgcattctTTCCATGTTAATTTAGTCTCATTCACTTAGCTTAAATTtgtcaatattttcttttactcTTCTGCCTATTCCAGagtatgtcataaaaaaaaaaaagtcatacttCCCCTTAAACATGTTTTTCTACCCATTCAGACTATACCCTCTTCATTGTCATTAAATACATATTATCCACCCTCATTCCCCATGATGTTTTACGGGATTTCTCCAATCTAAAATTCATTCACCTTCCTTGTCTTCTTATCTTAGCTGTCTGCCTTTTCAACATTATAAAGAggccttcttcctttctttctccttgaTTCCCTATTATGATTAAGTTAAGCTTTATTTAAAGTTATCTTAGCTCTGCCTGACCTTGTAGATTACTAATTCTTTGAAGGAAGATATTTTATAGACTACGCCCTCCCCCTAAATTAGCCCAGTGTTAAGCACATGACAGATGACTCACAATTTTTATGTATTAATTTTGTGATCCACAGTTACAAACGAAAGAAATGATGGTCCGAGGAATGCTGGTCATACTTACCAAGTCTTTCTGAACACCTTCTGCATTTATTCATCAATGTTCATTTTAGGATTGGGTAGAATTCTGTGcatatattaatatttttgttttggtatttctCTGGTATTTATATGGTATATGTGATGCATTTAATAGCCATACCATTAATAAAGCTCAAATAGTTACTTACATAC includes:
- the TFPI gene encoding tissue factor pathway inhibitor isoform X2, producing MMYTMKKEHVFWASVCLLLSRAPAPLKAGSEEGAEFTNITDIVLPPLKLINSFCALKADDGPCKARMKRFFFNIHTRQCEEFFYGGCEGNENRFESLEECKEKCTRDYRKITQTVLQKEKPEFCFLEEDPGICRGYITRYFYNNQSKQCEHFKYGGCLGNQNNFESLEECKNTCEDVVNDFQLDTVNNSPTPQPTKISRIWVTNERNDGPRNAGHTYQVFLNTFCIYSSMFILGLGRILCIY
- the TFPI gene encoding tissue factor pathway inhibitor isoform X3 encodes the protein MMYTMKKEHVFWASVCLLLSRAPAPLKAGSEEGAEFTNITDIVLPPLKLINSFCALKADDGPCKARMKRFFFNIHTRQCEEFFYGGCEGNENRFESLEECKEKCTRDYRKITQTVLQKEKPEFCFLEEDPGICRGYITRYFYNNQSKQCEHFKYGGCLGNQNNFESLEECKNTCEDVVNDFQLDTVNNSPTPQPTKISRIWGKQQATKPLPGWT